A genomic segment from Peribacillus sp. ACCC06369 encodes:
- the flhF gene encoding flagellar biosynthesis protein FlhF — MKVKKYLAPSMNEAMKRIRGELGSDAVILSAKAVYNGGFLGLFKKRNIEVIAAIDPVSQPIQMKIKQKSKKLPAKPEVASHATDTNEGNRESADLLTEIEGLKDMIKSLQIYSPDRKYPGKLQKIHDYLTEQEVDISLRSQIMDELFEKWFVFKQQSTDEEVQVWLEEAMFGILEKVENGKPGLQKKYINIVGPTGVGKTTTLAKVAAETMLKHDKKVAFITTDTYRIAAIDQLKTYAKILNVPIEVAYNLEDFKRATERFSHYDYVFIDTAGRNFRNPQYVKDLNEIIHFTAEMETYLVLSLTSKQKDMEDIYRQFATIPIKQVIFTKADETSTFGAIFNFIHTHEVGAAFITDGQNVPDDIEIATSSQLLKMIFGAKKYERSS; from the coding sequence TTGAAGGTAAAGAAATATTTGGCACCATCTATGAACGAGGCGATGAAGCGAATAAGGGGTGAACTAGGCAGTGATGCGGTCATCTTAAGTGCAAAGGCTGTATATAATGGTGGTTTCCTAGGTTTATTCAAAAAGAGGAATATTGAAGTGATTGCAGCCATAGACCCGGTTTCCCAGCCTATCCAAATGAAAATCAAACAGAAATCGAAAAAGTTGCCAGCGAAACCGGAAGTGGCAAGTCATGCCACTGATACGAATGAAGGTAATAGGGAAAGTGCTGATTTATTAACAGAAATCGAAGGTTTGAAAGATATGATCAAGAGTTTACAAATCTATTCACCTGATAGAAAATATCCAGGGAAACTGCAAAAAATCCACGATTACCTAACAGAGCAGGAAGTGGATATATCACTTCGGTCTCAAATCATGGATGAACTATTTGAGAAATGGTTCGTTTTCAAACAACAATCTACAGATGAAGAGGTTCAAGTTTGGTTGGAAGAAGCCATGTTCGGGATTTTGGAAAAGGTTGAAAACGGAAAACCTGGGCTGCAAAAAAAGTATATTAATATTGTTGGTCCAACAGGTGTGGGAAAGACGACAACCCTTGCAAAAGTAGCTGCGGAAACCATGTTGAAGCATGATAAAAAGGTGGCTTTCATTACGACGGATACGTACAGGATTGCTGCAATAGATCAGCTTAAGACATATGCAAAGATTTTAAACGTTCCAATTGAAGTCGCTTATAATTTGGAAGATTTCAAAAGGGCAACTGAACGTTTCTCCCATTATGATTATGTTTTTATTGATACGGCCGGGAGAAATTTCCGTAACCCTCAATACGTTAAGGATCTTAATGAAATCATCCATTTTACAGCTGAGATGGAAACCTATTTAGTTTTGTCATTAACCTCTAAACAAAAGGATATGGAAGATATTTATCGACAGTTTGCTACGATACCGATTAAACAGGTCATTTTTACAAAAGCGGACGAAACTTCCACTTTCGGGGCTATATTCAATTTTATACACACTCATGAAGTAGGAGCCGCTTTTATAACAGATGGACAGAATGTGCCAGACGATATTGAAATAGCTACATCATCACAGTTATTGAAAATGATTTTTGGGGCTAAAAAATATGAAAGATCAAGCTGA
- a CDS encoding MinD/ParA family protein translates to MKDQAENLRRRLEARQNQSMARTISVLSGKGGVGKSNFSLNFSIALSQRGKRVLLFDMDIGMGNIDILIGGQSPCSIIDFFENDYSLNDIITTGPGNISIITGGTGLKNLFAFNEDSYTRFNEEFSLLLANYDYILFDMGAGITQDSMKFLLCVDEWVVITTPEPTSIMDAYSTIKYIHSVNKEIPLFLVCNRVFTSKDGKKTINRLQNALMKFLGLETVALGFLPDDRTVSKSVSKQMPFILFDSEADVSKAILDIASRYANHSFGEELTLQKSGFLRNMKRYFLGK, encoded by the coding sequence ATGAAAGATCAAGCTGAGAACTTACGAAGACGATTGGAAGCCCGCCAAAATCAATCAATGGCCAGGACGATTTCCGTTTTAAGCGGTAAAGGTGGGGTGGGAAAATCAAACTTTTCTTTGAACTTTTCCATTGCTTTATCCCAAAGGGGGAAAAGGGTCCTGTTGTTCGACATGGATATCGGTATGGGGAATATTGATATTTTGATTGGGGGACAATCTCCTTGCAGTATTATTGATTTCTTTGAAAATGATTATAGTTTGAATGATATCATTACGACCGGACCGGGGAATATTTCAATCATTACAGGTGGAACAGGATTGAAGAATCTCTTTGCGTTTAATGAAGATTCGTATACCCGTTTTAATGAAGAATTCAGTTTGTTGTTGGCAAACTACGATTATATTTTATTTGATATGGGTGCAGGTATCACACAGGATTCTATGAAATTCCTTTTATGTGTGGATGAATGGGTCGTTATCACGACGCCTGAACCTACTTCTATCATGGATGCATACTCCACGATTAAATATATTCATTCCGTAAATAAAGAGATTCCACTGTTCCTTGTTTGCAATAGGGTTTTCACTAGCAAGGATGGCAAAAAAACGATTAATCGTCTCCAAAATGCACTGATGAAATTTTTGGGTCTGGAAACGGTTGCTCTAGGGTTCTTACCAGACGATAGAACAGTATCAAAATCTGTTTCCAAACAAATGCCCTTTATCCTTTTCGATTCTGAAGCCGATGTATCCAAAGCTATTTTGGACATTGCATCGAGATATGCGAATCATTCATTTGGGGAAGAATTGACTTTACAAAAAAGCGGTTTTCTCCGAAATATGAAGAGATATTTTCTAGGAAAGTAG
- a CDS encoding chemotaxis response regulator protein-glutamate methylesterase — MGKVKVLIVDDSAFMRKLISEFLAEDSRVEVIGTARNGRDALDKIKSLKPDVVTLDVEMPVMDGLEALNRIMNECPTAVVMLSSTTKEGTENTFAAMNNGAFDFVAKPSGAISLDLHKIKKELHEKVMAASRANVHKLQKNAINMEISPLVWGKYSKIDSKELIKIEKNEKTWSYGNRKVIVIGTSTGGPRALQTVLTELPEEIDAPILIVQHMPPGFTKTLATRLNSLCKIKVKEAEEGELIQKGVAYIAPGGFHLKVRKVGMSWAVLLDQSELRNGHRPSVDVLFESVSEMNDLAKIAVIMTGMGMDGSLGLTKLKQEGPLKAIAESQETSIVFGMPKAAINTNLIDSIEDVEKIAKAIISYF, encoded by the coding sequence ATGGGTAAAGTAAAAGTGCTGATAGTGGATGATTCTGCGTTTATGAGAAAGTTAATTTCAGAGTTTTTAGCAGAAGATAGCAGGGTTGAGGTCATCGGGACTGCCAGGAATGGGAGAGATGCCTTAGATAAAATAAAGTCTTTAAAACCCGATGTCGTGACTTTGGATGTGGAAATGCCGGTTATGGACGGATTGGAAGCATTAAACCGGATCATGAATGAATGTCCAACAGCTGTAGTCATGTTGTCAAGCACAACGAAAGAAGGAACGGAAAATACATTTGCTGCCATGAACAATGGGGCCTTTGACTTTGTGGCTAAACCCTCAGGTGCCATTTCATTGGATTTACATAAGATCAAGAAAGAACTCCATGAAAAAGTTATGGCAGCCAGCAGGGCAAATGTTCACAAACTACAAAAAAATGCAATAAATATGGAAATAAGTCCATTAGTCTGGGGAAAATATAGTAAAATAGATTCAAAAGAATTGATTAAAATTGAAAAAAATGAAAAAACATGGTCCTATGGAAACAGGAAGGTAATAGTCATTGGTACATCTACAGGAGGTCCAAGAGCTCTGCAGACCGTCTTGACGGAACTTCCAGAAGAAATTGATGCGCCCATACTCATTGTTCAGCATATGCCCCCCGGTTTTACAAAAACCTTGGCAACACGCCTGAATTCATTATGCAAGATTAAAGTGAAGGAAGCTGAAGAGGGTGAACTGATCCAAAAAGGTGTCGCCTACATCGCACCTGGAGGTTTTCACTTGAAAGTGAGGAAAGTCGGAATGAGCTGGGCAGTCCTTTTGGATCAATCCGAATTGCGTAATGGACATCGCCCGTCAGTTGATGTGCTATTTGAGTCGGTAAGTGAAATGAATGATCTTGCGAAAATAGCCGTTATCATGACCGGAATGGGAATGGATGGGTCGCTGGGGCTTACTAAGCTGAAACAAGAGGGTCCTTTAAAAGCGATAGCCGAATCTCAGGAGACATCAATCGTTTTTGGTATGCCGAAAGCCGCAATCAATACCAATTTAATAGATAGCATAGAGGATGTAGAAAAAATAGCTAAAGCGATAATAAGCTATTTTTAA
- a CDS encoding chemotaxis protein CheA — translation MDMNQYLEVFIEESKEHLQMCSEQMLVLEKNPEDLSIVNEIFRSAHTLKGMSATMGYEDLANLTHKMENVLDAIRNSQIILTPELFDVLFLAVDDLEAMVMSIAEGGDGKRNVKSVVRQLELIENGESPVSTSIAEVAASVALEKEEMIAGEYDEFEWTVLQQSNDQGFNSFEISIGLREDCLLKAARVFMVFEVLEKSGEVIKSHPPVELLEEEQFDQQFTVTMVTTESSEVIKKKIMKVSEVDHVVINTLDLEGLRHAANVKVDKVAEVQEQETNHAVLPTDINEKKKQSPAKPASSKTIRVNIERLDILMNLFEELVIDRGRLDQISSDLDNQELHETVERMSRITSDLQTIVLNMRMVPVETVFNRFPKMVRQLARDLNKKVDLEIIGAETELDRTVIDEIGDPLVHLLRNAMDHGIETPEERLAKGKVEEGKILLKAYHSGNHVFIEIDDDGAGINKERVLNKALSNGILTKETAATLSDKQIYELIFASGFSTAETISDVSGRGVGLDVVKNTIESLGGTVTIDSKENEGSIFLIQLPLTLSIISVMLVAIQNEKYAIPLSSIIETAIIKKEDIMNAHNQQVIDFRGKVLPLLFLKDIFEVPFSQEDEEFLSVVIVRKGDKLAGLVVDSFIGQLEIVLKSLGNYLTTAFAISGATILGDGQVALIIDCNTLIH, via the coding sequence ATGGATATGAACCAGTATTTAGAGGTATTTATAGAAGAAAGTAAAGAACATTTACAAATGTGCAGCGAACAGATGCTGGTACTCGAAAAGAACCCGGAAGACCTCTCGATTGTCAACGAAATCTTTCGTTCCGCCCATACCCTAAAAGGGATGTCGGCAACAATGGGGTATGAGGACTTAGCCAATTTAACCCATAAGATGGAGAATGTTTTGGATGCGATCCGAAACAGTCAAATCATTCTTACGCCTGAATTGTTCGATGTGTTATTTTTAGCTGTTGATGATTTAGAGGCGATGGTCATGTCCATTGCTGAAGGTGGAGATGGAAAAAGAAATGTGAAGAGTGTTGTCCGCCAGCTGGAATTGATTGAAAATGGGGAGTCACCCGTGTCTACCTCCATTGCAGAAGTTGCAGCTTCTGTCGCTCTTGAAAAGGAGGAAATGATTGCGGGAGAGTACGATGAATTTGAATGGACAGTACTTCAGCAGTCCAATGATCAAGGCTTCAACAGCTTTGAAATTTCGATAGGTTTGCGTGAGGACTGTCTTTTAAAAGCTGCCCGGGTTTTTATGGTATTCGAGGTGCTTGAAAAATCAGGTGAAGTAATCAAGTCACACCCACCCGTAGAGCTTTTGGAAGAAGAACAGTTCGATCAGCAATTTACTGTCACCATGGTAACAACAGAGTCGAGTGAAGTGATAAAGAAAAAAATCATGAAGGTTTCTGAAGTGGATCACGTTGTTATAAATACCCTTGACCTTGAAGGCTTGCGACATGCTGCCAATGTTAAAGTGGATAAAGTTGCTGAAGTTCAGGAACAAGAGACTAATCATGCAGTGCTTCCAACTGATATTAATGAGAAGAAAAAACAGTCACCCGCTAAGCCGGCATCAAGCAAGACCATTCGGGTGAACATTGAGCGGCTTGATATACTAATGAACTTATTCGAGGAACTTGTAATCGATAGAGGCAGACTTGATCAAATTTCAAGTGATTTGGATAATCAGGAATTGCATGAAACAGTCGAAAGAATGTCCCGTATAACAAGTGATTTACAAACAATCGTATTGAATATGCGGATGGTGCCAGTGGAAACGGTATTCAATCGTTTTCCTAAAATGGTTCGTCAATTAGCAAGGGATTTAAACAAGAAAGTCGATTTGGAAATCATCGGAGCTGAAACGGAACTTGATCGTACAGTCATTGATGAAATCGGTGATCCTCTCGTCCATTTATTAAGGAACGCCATGGATCATGGGATTGAAACACCTGAAGAACGTCTGGCAAAAGGAAAGGTTGAAGAAGGTAAAATCCTTTTAAAAGCATATCACAGCGGCAATCATGTTTTCATTGAAATCGATGATGACGGTGCAGGCATCAATAAAGAGCGGGTCTTGAACAAGGCGCTATCCAATGGGATATTAACTAAGGAAACTGCCGCCACCCTCTCGGATAAGCAAATCTATGAATTGATATTCGCTTCAGGTTTCTCAACAGCGGAAACCATATCGGATGTTTCAGGGCGCGGTGTAGGGCTGGATGTAGTTAAAAATACTATTGAGTCTCTCGGTGGAACTGTCACGATCGATTCCAAGGAGAATGAAGGTTCCATCTTCCTTATTCAGCTTCCGCTTACATTGTCCATTATTTCTGTCATGCTGGTTGCAATCCAAAATGAAAAATATGCGATACCGCTTTCTTCTATTATAGAAACGGCAATCATAAAAAAAGAAGATATCATGAATGCCCATAATCAACAAGTTATTGACTTCAGGGGGAAAGTTCTACCACTGCTGTTCCTGAAAGATATATTTGAAGTGCCTTTCAGCCAGGAAGATGAAGAGTTCCTCTCCGTGGTCATTGTAAGAAAAGGCGATAAATTAGCGGGATTGGTCGTTGATTCATTTATCGGGCAGCTGGAAATCGTATTGAAATCACTAGGTAATTATTTAACAACTGCATTTGCAATATCGGGGGCAACGATTCTTGGTGATGGCCAAGTTGCCTTAATCATAGATTGCAACACATTGATTCATTGA
- a CDS encoding chemotaxis protein CheW, whose protein sequence is MSQDMKVIVFQIKDKEYAIPVDKVSGIEKLLHITRVPKAALFVKGVINLRGVITPIIDLRVRFGFEEVEYDGSTRIIIVILDDMEVGLIVDSANDVLDIPVDSIEPQPEVVGHVASEYISGVAKIEKRLLVLINLKKALSLEMTENILREG, encoded by the coding sequence ATGTCGCAGGATATGAAAGTAATCGTATTTCAAATTAAGGATAAAGAATATGCCATTCCAGTGGATAAGGTAAGCGGTATCGAAAAGCTTCTTCATATTACCAGAGTTCCAAAGGCTGCACTGTTTGTTAAGGGAGTCATAAATTTAAGGGGTGTAATCACTCCAATTATTGATTTACGGGTCCGTTTTGGTTTCGAAGAGGTGGAATACGATGGTTCAACACGGATCATCATTGTCATTCTGGATGATATGGAAGTGGGATTAATAGTGGACTCTGCCAATGATGTTTTGGATATTCCAGTGGATAGTATCGAGCCGCAGCCAGAAGTTGTGGGACATGTGGCTTCAGAATACATTAGCGGGGTGGCTAAAATTGAAAAGCGTCTGCTCGTCCTAATTAATTTGAAAAAGGCTTTGAGTCTAGAAATGACTGAAAATATATTAAGAGAAGGATAA
- a CDS encoding chemotaxis protein CheC, with amino-acid sequence MSFIEKINPLQLDILKEIGNIGAGNAATALSAILNRKIDMNVPNVQIVSFDEMMVMAGGADHVVASVFLRIEGDASGSMFFVLSLPVAEYLIRQLTGVETFLIDSTPYNELALSCLEELGNILSGSYLSSLSDFTRLNIYPSVPSLSIDMVGASISYGLLGLSQVSDTAIVIDTVLEKDQLFAESINGHFFLLPDPDFFDIIFSALGMSPND; translated from the coding sequence ATGTCGTTCATTGAGAAAATCAATCCTCTTCAACTCGATATTTTGAAGGAAATTGGCAATATAGGTGCAGGGAACGCAGCAACGGCGCTTTCTGCCATCCTAAATAGGAAAATTGATATGAATGTTCCTAATGTCCAAATCGTTTCCTTTGATGAAATGATGGTAATGGCCGGCGGGGCCGATCACGTCGTTGCCAGTGTTTTCCTTAGAATAGAAGGGGATGCTTCCGGGAGTATGTTTTTTGTCCTATCGCTTCCAGTAGCTGAATACTTGATTCGTCAGCTGACTGGTGTTGAAACCTTTTTGATAGATTCCACACCTTATAATGAATTGGCACTCTCCTGCCTTGAGGAATTAGGGAATATTTTATCGGGATCCTATCTCTCATCACTCTCTGATTTCACCCGATTGAATATCTATCCATCCGTTCCGTCATTGAGTATCGATATGGTCGGGGCATCGATCAGTTATGGATTATTGGGATTATCTCAAGTAAGTGACACAGCCATTGTCATTGATACTGTACTTGAAAAAGACCAGCTATTTGCTGAATCCATTAATGGTCATTTCTTTCTCTTACCCGATCCCGATTTTTTTGATATCATTTTTTCCGCTTTAGGAATGTCACCTAATGACTGA
- a CDS encoding chemotaxis protein CheD has translation MTELLKVKVIKVGIADMNIIKTPYSIRTSGLGSCVGVVIYDEKKEIAGLAHIMLPDSSLAKSGQINVAKFADTAIKELVQLLVQEGARMRFLKAKLAGGAQMFQFASGGDLLRIGPRNVEAVRKELSDLHIRVVAEDVGGNFGRTIEFNLKDCLLNIRTVTKGTKNI, from the coding sequence ATGACTGAACTGTTAAAGGTCAAGGTTATTAAGGTTGGAATAGCGGATATGAATATTATAAAAACTCCCTATTCGATTCGTACTTCTGGGTTGGGGTCGTGTGTTGGTGTTGTGATTTATGATGAAAAAAAAGAAATTGCAGGTTTGGCCCACATCATGCTGCCTGACTCTTCACTTGCTAAATCGGGACAGATAAACGTTGCCAAATTTGCAGATACGGCGATAAAGGAATTAGTGCAGCTCTTAGTACAAGAAGGCGCGAGAATGCGATTCCTAAAAGCGAAGTTGGCTGGAGGTGCGCAAATGTTTCAATTTGCCTCCGGAGGGGATTTATTGAGAATAGGACCCCGGAATGTTGAAGCGGTCCGGAAAGAGTTATCTGACTTGCACATTCGAGTCGTTGCCGAAGATGTAGGCGGGAATTTCGGGAGAACGATCGAATTCAATTTGAAAGATTGTTTGCTAAATATACGGACCGTTACTAAAGGGACAAAAAACATATAG
- a CDS encoding FliA/WhiG family RNA polymerase sigma factor yields the protein MSHLTTEEEQLCWKNWVGCKDPLAGDILVKKYIPLVSYHVQRISVSLPKNVSRDDIRSLGMMGLFDALERFDTKRDLKFDTYASFRIRGAILDGLRKEDWLPRSARDKAKKIESAIEKLEQQYMRNLSPNEIAAELNIPEEEVYAALNENFFANVLSMDENPQEQDDKESTNFHIKDEKADLPEEHVLREELYVELAQVIETLNEKEQLVLQLFYKEELTLTEIGQVMSLSTSRISQIHSKAIYKLRNAMNDQKLN from the coding sequence ATGTCTCATCTTACCACCGAAGAAGAGCAGTTATGTTGGAAAAATTGGGTTGGTTGCAAAGATCCGCTGGCCGGGGACATTTTGGTTAAGAAATACATCCCACTCGTATCGTATCATGTTCAACGCATTTCAGTGAGTCTTCCTAAAAATGTGAGTCGAGATGATATAAGGAGTTTAGGGATGATGGGGTTATTCGATGCCCTGGAACGTTTTGATACGAAGCGTGACCTGAAGTTTGATACATATGCCTCATTTAGAATTCGTGGTGCTATTTTAGATGGATTAAGAAAAGAGGATTGGCTTCCACGGAGTGCAAGAGATAAAGCCAAGAAAATTGAATCTGCAATAGAAAAGCTAGAGCAGCAATACATGAGGAACCTTTCTCCAAACGAGATTGCAGCTGAATTGAATATCCCGGAAGAGGAAGTATATGCTGCATTAAATGAGAATTTCTTTGCCAATGTACTATCAATGGATGAAAATCCCCAAGAACAAGACGATAAAGAAAGCACGAATTTTCATATTAAAGATGAAAAAGCGGATTTACCTGAGGAACATGTGTTAAGGGAAGAACTGTATGTGGAATTAGCCCAAGTCATAGAAACCCTTAATGAAAAGGAACAGTTGGTTTTACAGCTTTTTTATAAAGAGGAACTAACATTGACCGAAATTGGACAAGTGATGAGTCTATCTACGTCCCGGATTTCCCAGATTCACTCGAAAGCGATATATAAATTAAGAAACGCGATGAATGATCAAAAGTTGAACTAG
- the rpsB gene encoding 30S ribosomal protein S2: MSVISMKQLLEAGVHFGHQTRRWNPKMKKYIFTERNGIYIIDLQKTVKKVEEAYNFVKELAANGGTVLFVGTKKQAQESVKEEAIRSGMYYVNQRWLGGTLTNFETIQKRITRLKDIEKMEANGTFEVLPKKEVIQLKKEWDRLEKFLGGIKDMKTLPDAIFVIDPRKERIAVAEAHKLHIPLVGIVDTNCDPDEIDVVIPANDDAIRAVKLLTGKMADAILEAKQGEETATETTTA; the protein is encoded by the coding sequence ATGTCAGTCATTTCTATGAAACAATTGCTTGAAGCTGGTGTGCATTTCGGACACCAAACACGTCGCTGGAACCCGAAAATGAAGAAATATATCTTCACTGAGCGTAACGGCATCTACATCATCGACCTTCAAAAAACAGTTAAAAAGGTTGAAGAAGCTTATAACTTCGTGAAAGAACTAGCTGCTAACGGTGGAACTGTTCTTTTCGTTGGTACTAAAAAACAAGCTCAAGAATCTGTTAAAGAAGAAGCTATCCGTTCTGGTATGTACTATGTAAACCAACGCTGGTTAGGTGGAACTTTAACAAACTTTGAAACAATCCAAAAACGTATTACTCGTCTTAAAGATATCGAAAAAATGGAAGCAAACGGAACTTTCGAAGTCCTTCCTAAAAAAGAAGTTATCCAACTTAAAAAAGAATGGGATCGCTTAGAGAAATTCTTAGGCGGAATTAAAGATATGAAGACTCTTCCAGATGCGATCTTCGTTATCGACCCTCGCAAAGAGCGTATTGCTGTTGCGGAAGCACACAAATTACACATTCCACTTGTTGGTATCGTTGATACAAACTGTGATCCGGATGAAATCGATGTAGTCATTCCTGCGAATGACGATGCAATCCGTGCTGTTAAATTATTAACAGGTAAAATGGCAGATGCTATCTTAGAAGCTAAACAAGGCGAAGAAACAGCAACTGAAACAACTACTGCTTAA
- the tsf gene encoding translation elongation factor Ts, which translates to MAITAQLVKELREKTGAGMMDCKKALVQTEGDMEKAIDFLREKGIAKAANKGDRIAAEGLTSIVVEGNQAVILEVNSETDFVAKNEGFQALVKELAAFLLANKPESVEVALEQTMENGAKVADHINAAVAKIGEKLTLRRFQVVTKTDNDAFGAYLHMGGRISVLSVLEGTTDEDAAKGVSMHIAAINPKYISRDQVDASELDREREVLTQQALNEGKPEKIVAKMVEGRINKFYEEICVNEQAFVKNPDQKVGQFVESKGGKIQSFVRYEVGEGLEKRQENFAEEVMNQVKKD; encoded by the coding sequence ATGGCAATCACTGCACAATTAGTTAAAGAATTGCGTGAAAAAACTGGTGCTGGTATGATGGACTGTAAAAAGGCACTTGTACAAACAGAAGGCGATATGGAAAAAGCAATCGATTTCCTACGTGAAAAAGGAATTGCAAAAGCTGCTAATAAAGGCGACCGTATTGCTGCTGAAGGTTTAACTTCTATCGTTGTAGAAGGAAACCAAGCGGTTATTCTTGAAGTGAACTCAGAAACTGATTTCGTTGCTAAAAACGAAGGCTTCCAAGCACTTGTTAAAGAATTGGCTGCATTCCTTCTTGCTAACAAACCTGAAAGCGTTGAAGTTGCTCTTGAGCAAACAATGGAAAATGGTGCAAAAGTTGCAGATCATATTAATGCTGCAGTTGCTAAAATCGGGGAAAAATTAACTCTTCGCCGCTTCCAAGTCGTTACTAAAACAGATAACGACGCATTTGGTGCATACCTTCACATGGGTGGACGTATCAGCGTACTATCAGTTCTTGAAGGTACAACTGACGAAGATGCAGCTAAAGGCGTTTCAATGCATATCGCTGCAATTAACCCAAAATATATCTCTCGCGACCAAGTCGATGCTAGCGAATTAGATCGCGAACGCGAAGTTCTTACTCAACAAGCGCTTAACGAAGGCAAGCCGGAAAAAATCGTTGCAAAAATGGTTGAAGGCCGTATCAATAAATTCTACGAAGAAATCTGTGTAAACGAACAAGCTTTCGTTAAAAACCCAGATCAAAAAGTGGGACAATTCGTAGAATCAAAAGGCGGAAAAATCCAATCATTCGTTCGTTATGAAGTAGGGGAAGGTCTTGAAAAACGTCAAGAAAACTTTGCTGAAGAAGTAATGAACCAAGTTAAAAAAGACTAA
- the pyrH gene encoding UMP kinase produces MSNAKYKRVVLKLSGEALAGEEGFGINPAVIKSIAEQVKEVAELDVEVAVVVGGGNIWRGKIGSEMGMDRANADYMGMLATVMNSLALQDSLDQLGIETRVQTSIEMRQVAEPYIRRRAIRHLEKKRVVIFAAGTGNPYFSTDTTAALRAAEIEADVILMAKNNVDGVYNADPVKDKNAVKYDELSYLDVIKEGLEVMDSTASSLCMDNDIPLIVFSIMEKGNIKRAVLGETLGTIVRGK; encoded by the coding sequence ATGAGTAACGCTAAATATAAACGTGTCGTTCTAAAACTAAGTGGCGAAGCATTAGCCGGTGAAGAAGGATTTGGAATTAACCCTGCAGTAATTAAATCTATTGCTGAACAAGTCAAGGAAGTGGCTGAGCTTGATGTGGAAGTGGCTGTCGTTGTCGGCGGCGGAAACATTTGGCGCGGGAAAATAGGCAGTGAAATGGGTATGGATCGTGCTAATGCCGATTATATGGGTATGCTTGCTACAGTCATGAACTCATTGGCATTACAAGACAGCCTTGATCAGCTTGGAATTGAAACGCGCGTTCAAACTTCCATTGAGATGAGACAAGTTGCAGAACCATATATCAGACGCCGTGCAATCAGGCATCTAGAGAAAAAAAGAGTGGTGATTTTTGCAGCTGGTACAGGTAATCCATACTTTTCGACGGATACCACTGCCGCCCTGCGCGCTGCTGAAATTGAAGCTGATGTCATCTTGATGGCGAAGAATAATGTGGATGGCGTTTACAATGCAGATCCGGTTAAGGACAAAAATGCAGTGAAGTATGATGAACTTTCCTATCTTGATGTGATTAAAGAAGGATTGGAAGTAATGGATTCGACTGCGTCCTCATTATGCATGGACAATGATATACCATTGATTGTCTTCTCGATTATGGAAAAAGGTAATATTAAACGAGCCGTTCTAGGCGAAACGCTTGGAACTATTGTAAGGGGGAAATAA
- the frr gene encoding ribosome recycling factor — translation MPKQVISNAKTKMEKAIGAYTRELASIRAGRANASLLDRISIDYYGSPTPVNQVAGISVPEARLLVIQPYDKTVLGEIEKAILKSDLGLNPSNDGSIIRIAIPALTEERRKELVKVVKKEAEEAKIAVRNVRRDANDDLKKLEKNGEITEDDLRGYADDIQKMTDGNITKIDEITKDKEKEILEV, via the coding sequence ATGCCGAAACAAGTTATTTCGAATGCGAAAACGAAAATGGAAAAAGCCATTGGAGCGTACACACGTGAATTAGCCAGCATCCGTGCCGGAAGGGCAAATGCCTCATTGCTTGATAGAATCTCGATTGATTATTATGGTTCGCCGACACCAGTTAATCAGGTGGCTGGTATTTCTGTCCCGGAAGCAAGACTTTTGGTCATTCAACCATATGATAAGACAGTATTAGGTGAAATTGAAAAGGCGATTTTGAAATCGGATTTAGGCTTAAATCCTTCTAATGATGGATCGATCATCAGGATAGCCATCCCGGCTTTAACTGAAGAACGCAGAAAAGAGCTTGTGAAAGTTGTCAAAAAAGAAGCGGAAGAAGCAAAAATAGCTGTCCGTAATGTGCGTCGCGATGCTAATGATGATTTGAAAAAGCTTGAAAAAAATGGTGAAATCACTGAAGATGATTTACGTGGCTATGCTGATGACATCCAAAAGATGACAGATGGCAATATCACGAAAATCGATGAGATTACAAAAGATAAAGAAAAAGAAATTTTGGAAGTATAA